One genomic region from Amphiprion ocellaris isolate individual 3 ecotype Okinawa chromosome 20, ASM2253959v1, whole genome shotgun sequence encodes:
- the entpd5a gene encoding ectonucleoside triphosphate diphosphohydrolase 5 has translation MATPSLLLSLYVWFLAGSLLAEATYYRHHRYVPHFYRYREHSANTENLLPEVSNPVPEVVQPGEPTYPQIPEVFHPAPEVIPPIPEAFHPVPEVVHPAPESYHPPAVHQPAPEAPSPNMSRVFYGIMFDAGSTGTRIHIYKFIQKDPVELPVLDNEMYHAVKPGLSAYKDNPEEGGNTIRQLLRIAKKTVPEDEWRRTPVVLKATAGLRLLPEDKASALLKEVRDVFDESPFFVPNNSVSIMNGANEGVLAWVTVNFLTGHLYSNTRRTVGILDLGGGSTQITFLPKSRKTVQSAPPTYIARFNMFNHTYQLYTHSYLGNGLYAARLATLGALGADGLDWKIFTSSCLPKKFREDVTFGGTTYKVSGIPDGYAGYKLCYYEVMKVIKGIVHQPYEVKGSSIFYAFSYYFDRAVESGLIDSSRGGAVEVRDFKKRAKEVCNKMTKYRAISPFLCMDMTYITCLLKEGFGFKDNTVLQLAKKVNNVETSWALGATFDYFRNLNIH, from the exons ATGGCCACGCCGAgcctgctcctctctctgtaCGTGTGGTTCCTGGCCGGGAGCCTCCTCGCAGAGGCGACTTACTACCGGCACCACCGCTACGTCCCCCACTTCTACCGCTACCGGGAGCACTCCGCCAACACGGAAAACCTCCTCCCCGAGGTCTCCAACCCGGTGCCTGAAGTCGTCCAGCCCGGCGAGCCGACCTACCCCCAGATCCCCGAGGTCTTCCACCCGGCGCCCGAGGTCATCCCCCCCATACCGGAGGCTTTCCACCCGGTGCCCGAGGTGGTGCATCCCGCACCCGAATCCTACCACCCTCCTGCCGTGCACCAGCCCGCACCTGAAGCCCCCTCACCCAACATGAGTCGTGTTTTCTATGGGATCATGTTTGACGCAGGGAGCACGGGCACCAGGATCCACATCTACAAGTTCATCCAGAAGGATCCCG ttgaGCTGCCTGTTCTGGACAATGAAATGTACCATGCAGTGAAACCCGGACTGTCTGCCTACAAGGACAACCCTGAAGAG GGCGGCAACACCATCCGCCAGTTGCTGAGGATCGCCAAGAAGACGGTGCCAGAGGATGAGTGGAGGAGGACCCCGGTGGTCCTGAAGGCCACGGCGGGTCTTCGTCTGCTGCCTGAAGACAAGGCCAGTGCTCTTCTGAAGGAG GTACGAGATGTATTTGATGAGTCCCCTTTCTTTGTGCCAAACAACAGTGTTTCTATCATGAATGGAGCAAATGAAG GAGTCCTCGCCTGGGTTACAGTGAACTTCCTTACAG GTCACTTGTACTCCAACACCAGGAGGACAGTAGGCATCCTGGATCTGGGTGGAGGATCTACACAGATCACATTCCTTCCAAAGTCAAGG AAAACTGTTCAGTCTGCTCCACCAACTTACATCGCCAGATTCAACATGTTCAACCACACATACCAGCTCTACACACACAG CTACCTTGGTAATGGACTGTACGCGGCTCGTCTGGCGACTCTTGGAGCACTAGGAGCTGATG GCCTGGATTGGAAAATCTTCACTAGTTCCTGCCTCCCAAAAAAGTTCAGGGAAGATGTGACTTTTGGAGGAACCACCTATAAAGTTAGCGGTATTCCAGACG GATATGCAGGCTATAAGCTGTGCTACTACGAGGTCATGAAGGTCATCAAAGGAATTGTTCACCAGCCGTATGAAGTGAAAGGCAGCAGTATCTTCTATGCTTTCTCCTACTACTTTGACAGAGCTGTGGAGTCTGGCCTCATCG ATAGCAGTCGAGGTGGTGCGGTTGAAGTCAGGGACTTCAAGAAGAGAGCCAAAGAAG tgtgcaacaaaatgaccaaataccGTGCTATCAGCCCCTTCCTCTGCATGGATATGACATATATCACTTGCCTGCTAAAAGAGGGCTTTGGATTCAAGGACAACACTGTGCTGCAG CTAGCCAAGAAGGTGAACAATGTGGAGACAAGTTGGGCCCTGGGGGCGACCTTTGACTACTTCAGAAACCTCAACATCCACTAA
- the si:ch211-163l21.10 gene encoding basal body-orientation factor 1 isoform X1, with protein MPTKASKVKRVKAGKGKKEGKQESKADKESDVEKAKTNAALWELRLQVTGQSLSEYREACHKLARANEQLTDQLYRAEKDAIDTTRHWQRQLAAREEKIRMLEKSLESQEALAREEKNKLESDFNRIQDRMKIMNEIEAQMEQEIIDIKTNMDIAEKEHRESLNKMKDKFYREKERMEKDMIEQCNQMMDTLKKDHLEVVAQLEGAMFSAFKERDHLNEALKHHVKESEDLQKLTTSLVTENTSLRLDRDMLQLTVKKNRAQMEAQSKRLSELRAKVASLEQALELKAEELERREKKEEMNLVTIQASQVELEKLQKVFAMRERELGHIKQLASTIVEKRRELEEFFHEALAHVKQEIVTSRLQYKKEALRGYRWRFREATAGKIKFPPIRTFHKSPHSTNSVYSDMEAAVTWTHPPDSKVQISDLTWEQKEQVLRLLFAKMNGQRERKVNQHLAASPSSEKKSLTDSDAAGEELSPVTISTQAPESILPSNPNSLPDIHIT; from the exons ATGCCGACGAAAGCCTCCAAAGTGAAGCGGGTCAAAGCCGG gaaaggaaagaaagagggCAAACAGGAGTCGAAGGCGGACAAAGAGTCGGACGTTGAGAAGGCCAAAACCAACGCGGCTCTGTGGGAGCTGAGGTTACAGGTCACCGGGCAGTCGTTGTCTGAGTACAGGGAGGCCTGTCACAAGCTGGCCCGAGCTAACGAGCAGCTCACCGACCAGCTGTACCGAGCGGAGAAGGACGCCATAGATACAACCAGACACTGGCAGAGACAGCTGGCAGCTCGAGAGGAGAAG ATCCGCATGCTGGAGAAAAGCCTCGAAAGTCAAGAGGCACTCGCACGTGAAGAGAAGAATAAACTG GAGAGTGACTTTAACAGGATCCAGGACAGAATGAAGATAATGAATGAGATAGAAGCCCAAATGGAGCAGGAAATCATTGAC attaaaACAAACATGGATATTGCTGAAAAGGAACACAGGGAAAGCCTAAACAAAATGAAGGACAAATTCTACAGAGAAAAG GAACGCATGGAGAAGGACATGATCGAACAATGCAATCAAATGATGGACACGCTGAAGAAGGACCACCTTGAAGTCGTTGC GCAGTTGGAAGGTGCCATGTTCTCTGCATTTAAGGAGCGCGATCATCTGAATGAAGCACTGAAGCATCACGTAAAGGAGTCAGAGGACCTGCAGAAATTGACAACTTCTTTGGTTACGGAAAATACCTCACTGCGACTGGACAGG GACATGCTTCAGTTGACGGTAAAGAAGAACAGAGCTCAGATGGAGGCCCAAAGTAAGAGGCTATCTGAACTGAGGGCCAAGGTGGCTTCCCTGGAGCAGGCGCTAGAGCTGAAAGCTGAGGAACTTGAGCGGCgggagaagaaggaagagatGAACCTGGTCACCATCCAGGCCAGCCAGGTAGAGCTGGAGAAGCTGCAGAAGGTCTTCGCCATGCGGGAGAGGGAGTTGGGGCACATCAAGCAGCTAGCGAGCACCATTGTAGAGAAGCGCAGAGAGCTGGAGGAGTTCTTCCATGAGGCACTGGCTCATGTCAAGCAGGAGATTGTGACCAGCAGGCTTCAGTACAAAAAGGAGGCACTACGGGGTTATCGTTGGAGGTTTAGAGAAGCCACTgcaggaaaaataaagtttcCACCCATCCGCACCTTCCATAAAAGTCCTCACAGTACCAACTCTGTGTATTCAGATATGGAGGCAGCTGTGACATG GACGCATCCCCCAGACAGCAAAGTTCAAATCTCAGATCTCACTTGGGAGCAGAAGGAACAAGTGCTCCGGCTTCTCTTTGCTAAAATGAACGGGCAGAGAGAAAG GAAAGTCAACCAACATCTGGCTGCATCTCCCTCCTCTGAGAAGAAGAGCCTTACTGACAGTGATGCTGCCGG AGAGGAGCTCTCCCCAGTGACCATCAGCACCCAGGCGCCTGAGTCCATTCTGCCCTCAAACCCCAACAGCCTGCCAGATATACACATCACATGA
- the si:ch211-163l21.10 gene encoding basal body-orientation factor 1 isoform X2: MLEKSLESQEALAREEKNKLESDFNRIQDRMKIMNEIEAQMEQEIIDIKTNMDIAEKEHRESLNKMKDKFYREKERMEKDMIEQCNQMMDTLKKDHLEVVAQLEGAMFSAFKERDHLNEALKHHVKESEDLQKLTTSLVTENTSLRLDRDMLQLTVKKNRAQMEAQSKRLSELRAKVASLEQALELKAEELERREKKEEMNLVTIQASQVELEKLQKVFAMRERELGHIKQLASTIVEKRRELEEFFHEALAHVKQEIVTSRLQYKKEALRGYRWRFREATAGKIKFPPIRTFHKSPHSTNSVYSDMEAAVTWTHPPDSKVQISDLTWEQKEQVLRLLFAKMNGQRERKVNQHLAASPSSEKKSLTDSDAAGEELSPVTISTQAPESILPSNPNSLPDIHIT; this comes from the exons ATGCTGGAGAAAAGCCTCGAAAGTCAAGAGGCACTCGCACGTGAAGAGAAGAATAAACTG GAGAGTGACTTTAACAGGATCCAGGACAGAATGAAGATAATGAATGAGATAGAAGCCCAAATGGAGCAGGAAATCATTGAC attaaaACAAACATGGATATTGCTGAAAAGGAACACAGGGAAAGCCTAAACAAAATGAAGGACAAATTCTACAGAGAAAAG GAACGCATGGAGAAGGACATGATCGAACAATGCAATCAAATGATGGACACGCTGAAGAAGGACCACCTTGAAGTCGTTGC GCAGTTGGAAGGTGCCATGTTCTCTGCATTTAAGGAGCGCGATCATCTGAATGAAGCACTGAAGCATCACGTAAAGGAGTCAGAGGACCTGCAGAAATTGACAACTTCTTTGGTTACGGAAAATACCTCACTGCGACTGGACAGG GACATGCTTCAGTTGACGGTAAAGAAGAACAGAGCTCAGATGGAGGCCCAAAGTAAGAGGCTATCTGAACTGAGGGCCAAGGTGGCTTCCCTGGAGCAGGCGCTAGAGCTGAAAGCTGAGGAACTTGAGCGGCgggagaagaaggaagagatGAACCTGGTCACCATCCAGGCCAGCCAGGTAGAGCTGGAGAAGCTGCAGAAGGTCTTCGCCATGCGGGAGAGGGAGTTGGGGCACATCAAGCAGCTAGCGAGCACCATTGTAGAGAAGCGCAGAGAGCTGGAGGAGTTCTTCCATGAGGCACTGGCTCATGTCAAGCAGGAGATTGTGACCAGCAGGCTTCAGTACAAAAAGGAGGCACTACGGGGTTATCGTTGGAGGTTTAGAGAAGCCACTgcaggaaaaataaagtttcCACCCATCCGCACCTTCCATAAAAGTCCTCACAGTACCAACTCTGTGTATTCAGATATGGAGGCAGCTGTGACATG GACGCATCCCCCAGACAGCAAAGTTCAAATCTCAGATCTCACTTGGGAGCAGAAGGAACAAGTGCTCCGGCTTCTCTTTGCTAAAATGAACGGGCAGAGAGAAAG GAAAGTCAACCAACATCTGGCTGCATCTCCCTCCTCTGAGAAGAAGAGCCTTACTGACAGTGATGCTGCCGG AGAGGAGCTCTCCCCAGTGACCATCAGCACCCAGGCGCCTGAGTCCATTCTGCCCTCAAACCCCAACAGCCTGCCAGATATACACATCACATGA
- the aldh6a1 gene encoding methylmalonate-semialdehyde dehydrogenase [acylating], mitochondrial, with translation MAATALRSVLRTKVPFKAGCMCYSSSVPTTKLFIDGKFVESKSSEWLDIHNPATNEVIARVPKATQAEMLAAVDSCSKTFHSWSETSILARQQIFLRYQQLIKDNIKELAKAITLEQGKTLADAEGDVFRGLQVVEHACSITSLMLGETLPSITKDMDTYTYRLPLGVCAGIAPFNFPAMIPLWMFPMGMVCGNTYLLKPSERVPACTMLLAKMLQDAGAPDGTLNIIHGQHDAVNFICDHPAIKAISFVGSNQAGEYIYERGSKNGKRVQSNMGAKNHGVVMPDANKENTLNQLVGAAFGAAGQRCMALSTAILVGEAQSWLPELVERAKALRVNAGDQPGADVGPLISPQAKDRVCSLIKSGVDEGAKLLLDGRNVKVKGYENGNFVGPTIIGSVTPQMKCYTEEIFGPVLVVLEADTLDDAISLVNNNPYGNGTAIFTTNGATARKYTHEVDVGQVGVNVPIPVPLPMFSFTGSRGSFRGDTNFYGKQGIQFYTQIKTVTSQWKAEDATLKSPAVTMPTMGR, from the exons ATGGCGGCAACAGCATTAAGATCAGTACTGAGGACAAAG GTCCCTTTTAAAGCTGGATGTATGTGCTACTCCTCCTCAGTG CCCACTACCAAACTGTTCATCGATGGCAAGTTTGTTGAATCCAAGTCTTCAGAATGGCTGGATATTCACAATCCT GCTACCAACGAAGTGATTGCCCGCGTACCTAAAGCCACCCAGGCCGAGATGTTGGCTGCTGTAGACTCCTGCTCTAAAACCTTTCACTCCTGGTCCGAGACCTCCATCTTGGCTCGACAGCAAATCTTTCTGCGCTATCAGCAGCTTATCAAGGACAATATT AAAGAACTTGCCAAGGCCATCACACTGGAGCAGGGAAAGACTCTTGCAGATGCAGAGGGGGATGTGTTCAGAGGATTGC AGGTTGTGGAGCACGCCTGCAGCATCACCTCCCTCATGCTCGGTGAAACGTTGCCCTCCATCACCAAAGACATGGACACTTACACCTACCGCCTGCCCCTCGGCGTGTGCGCCGGCATCGCCCCCTTCAACTTCCCCGCCATGATCCCTCTGTGGATGTTCCCGATGGGCATGGTCTGCGGCAACACGTACCTGCTGAAGCCGTCGGAGCGGGTGCCAGCCTGCACCATGCTGCTGGCCAAGATGCTGCAGGACGCCGGTGCTCCAGATGGAACGTTGAACATCATCCACGGCCAGCACGATG CTGTGAACTTCATCTGTGACCATCCAGCCATCAAAGCCATCAGCTTTGTGGGATCAAATCAAGCAGGGGAGTATATTTATGAGAGGGGCTCCAAAAATGGCAAGAGAGTCCAGTCCAACATG GGAGCCAAGAACCATGGTGTGGTGATGCCTGATGCCAACAAGGAGAACACTCTGAACCAGCTTGTGGGCGCAGCGTTCGGGGCAGCGGGACAACGCTGCATGGCTCTGTCCACAGCCATCCTGGTGGGTGAGGCGCAGAGCTGGCTGCCGGAGCTGGTGGAGCGTGCCAAGGCTCTGCGCGTGAATGCAG GAGACCAGCCTGGAGCAGACGTGGGGCCTCTGATCTCTCCCCAAGCCAAGGACCGAGTGTGCAGTCTGATCAAGAGCGGCGTGGACGAGGGAGCGAAGCTGCTCCTGGACGGCCGAAACGTAAAGGTCAAGGGTTATGAAAATGGCAACTTTGTGGGACCCACCATCATCGGCAGTGTCACA CCTCAGATGAAGTGCTACACCGAGGAGATCTTCGGGCCTGTGCTGGTTGTTCTTGAGGCGGACACTCTGGATGATGCCATCAGTCTGGTCAACAATAACCCCTATGGCAACGGTACAGCGATCTTCACCACAAATGGTGCCACTGCACGCAAATACACTCACGAGGTGGACGTGGGCCAG GTTGGAGTGAATGTGCCCATCCCTGTGCCGCTGCCAATGTTCTCCTTCACTGGATCCAGAGGATCCTTCAGAGGGGACACAAACTTCTATGGCAAACAA GGTATTCAGTTCTACACACAGATCAAAACTGTAACCTCACAATGGAAAGCTGAGGATGCCACCTTAAAAAGCCCTGCGGTTACCATGCCGACAATGGGACGCTAA
- the gstz1 gene encoding maleylacetoacetate isomerase isoform X1: MHLSLASLAKPILYGYFRSSCSWRVRIAFALKGIEYDQVPVNLIQDGGQQHTKQFESVNPMKQVPAVKIDGITLCQSLAVIQYIDETRPGPRLLPADPKTRAQVRMISDLIASGIQPVQNLSVLQKKGSEKEQWAQHFINQGFQALEPILKQTAGKYCVGDEISMADTCLVPQVYNAERFKVDLEQFPTIKRLNQTLLEMEAFKVSHPSRQPDTPPELLA, from the exons atgcacttGTCGTTAGCTTCCCTCGCCAAG CCTATACTTTATGGATACTTCAGAAGCTCCTGCTCCTGGAGGGTTCGCATTG CTTTCGCTCTTAAAGGAATCGAATATGACCAGGTTCCAGTCAATCTGATCCAAGATGGAGGCCAGCAG CACACAAAGCAGTTTGAATCAGTAAACCCCATGAAGCAAGTACCTGCAGTGAAAATTGATGGCATCACCCTCTGTCAGTCG CTGGCAGTGATTCAGTACATTGATGAGACCAGACCAGGACCTCGTCTTCTCCCAGCAGACCCAAAGACACGAGCCCAGGTTCGGATGATCAGCGACCTCATCGCCTCGGGGATACAGCCTGTGCAG AATTTGTCAGTGCTCCAGAAGAAAGGAAGCGAGAAGGAGCAGTGGGCTCAGCACTTCATTAATCAAGGCTTTCAAG CTCTtgagccaattctaaagcaaaCAGCTGGGAAATACTGTGTAGGTGACGAG ATTTCCATGGCAGACACCTGTTTGGTCCCACAAGTCTACAACGCAGAGAG GTTCAAAGTGGACCTGGAGCAGTTTCCAACGATCAAAAGGTTAAATCAAACCTTACTTGAGATGGAAGCGTTCAAAGTGAGCCACCCATCTCGCCAACCGGATACACCTCCTGAGCTACTTGCATAA
- the gstz1 gene encoding maleylacetoacetate isomerase isoform X2 — translation MATQTKPILYGYFRSSCSWRVRIAFALKGIEYDQVPVNLIQDGGQQHTKQFESVNPMKQVPAVKIDGITLCQSLAVIQYIDETRPGPRLLPADPKTRAQVRMISDLIASGIQPVQNLSVLQKKGSEKEQWAQHFINQGFQALEPILKQTAGKYCVGDEISMADTCLVPQVYNAERFKVDLEQFPTIKRLNQTLLEMEAFKVSHPSRQPDTPPELLA, via the exons ATGGCAACCCAGACCAAG CCTATACTTTATGGATACTTCAGAAGCTCCTGCTCCTGGAGGGTTCGCATTG CTTTCGCTCTTAAAGGAATCGAATATGACCAGGTTCCAGTCAATCTGATCCAAGATGGAGGCCAGCAG CACACAAAGCAGTTTGAATCAGTAAACCCCATGAAGCAAGTACCTGCAGTGAAAATTGATGGCATCACCCTCTGTCAGTCG CTGGCAGTGATTCAGTACATTGATGAGACCAGACCAGGACCTCGTCTTCTCCCAGCAGACCCAAAGACACGAGCCCAGGTTCGGATGATCAGCGACCTCATCGCCTCGGGGATACAGCCTGTGCAG AATTTGTCAGTGCTCCAGAAGAAAGGAAGCGAGAAGGAGCAGTGGGCTCAGCACTTCATTAATCAAGGCTTTCAAG CTCTtgagccaattctaaagcaaaCAGCTGGGAAATACTGTGTAGGTGACGAG ATTTCCATGGCAGACACCTGTTTGGTCCCACAAGTCTACAACGCAGAGAG GTTCAAAGTGGACCTGGAGCAGTTTCCAACGATCAAAAGGTTAAATCAAACCTTACTTGAGATGGAAGCGTTCAAAGTGAGCCACCCATCTCGCCAACCGGATACACCTCCTGAGCTACTTGCATAA